From a region of the Nonlabens dokdonensis DSW-6 genome:
- the clpB gene encoding ATP-dependent chaperone ClpB: MNPNKLTIKSQEALQQAQQLVQEYGQQQIENAHLFLAITMVDENVFPFLFKKLNVKLDLIKELVKSQINSFPKVDGGDLQLSRETNRVLNAAMSLATKMGDEYVSIEHLLLCIFDGKSKTAQILKDQGISKKNLEAAIEELRNGNTVSSQSAEETYNSLNKYAKNLNQLADQGKLDPVIGRDEEIRRILQILSRRTKNNPMLVGEPGVGKTAIAEGLAHRIVGGDVPDNLKNKQIFSLDMGALIAGAKYKGEFEERLKAVIKEVTTSSGDIVLFIDEIHTLVGAGGGEGAMDAANILKPALARGELRAIGATTLDEYQKYFEKDKALERRFQKVIVDEPDTESAISILRGIKDKYETHHKVQIKDDAIIGAVELSQRYITNRFLPDKAIDLMDEAAAKLRMEINSKPEELDVLDRKIMQLEIEIEAIKRENDESKLKNLRSELANLKESRNELNAQWENEKSVVDNIQNAKTDIENFKLEAERAEREGDYGKVAELRYGKIKQAQEELDQLQAAMEANDSTNNLIQEEVTYDDIAEVVAKWTGIPVTKMLQSEREKLLKLEDELHHRVVGQSEAILAVSDAVRRSRAGLQDQNKPVGSFLFLGTTGVGKTELAKALAEYLFNDENSMTRIDMSEYQERHSVSRLVGAPPGYVGYDEGGQLTEAVRRKPYSVVLLDEIEKAHPDTFNILLQVLDEGRLTDNKGRVADFKNSIIIMTSNMGAELIQERFQNAASVTDSLLDETKKEVLISLKKRVRPEFINRIDDIVMFTPLNENEIKEIVSLQLKGVTKLLAKQGIVIDATEQAINLLAKKGYDPQYGARPVKRVIQREILNELSKQILSAQIVTDSIVLIDAFEDELVFRNETDSVEVI; encoded by the coding sequence ATGAATCCTAATAAATTAACTATAAAATCACAAGAGGCTTTGCAGCAAGCACAGCAACTTGTACAAGAATACGGACAGCAACAAATTGAAAACGCGCATTTATTTCTAGCTATAACTATGGTAGATGAGAATGTTTTTCCTTTTCTATTTAAAAAGCTCAACGTAAAACTTGATCTTATCAAAGAACTTGTAAAAAGTCAAATTAACTCTTTTCCAAAAGTAGATGGAGGCGATTTACAACTGTCTCGGGAGACTAACAGAGTTTTAAATGCAGCCATGAGTCTTGCCACAAAAATGGGAGATGAATATGTAAGTATTGAACATTTATTACTATGCATATTTGATGGCAAATCTAAAACTGCTCAAATACTTAAAGATCAAGGTATTTCTAAGAAAAATTTAGAAGCCGCTATCGAAGAATTGAGAAATGGAAATACTGTTTCTTCTCAAAGTGCTGAAGAAACCTATAACTCCCTAAATAAATATGCAAAAAACCTCAATCAACTAGCAGATCAAGGTAAGTTAGATCCTGTTATTGGTAGAGATGAAGAGATACGTCGTATTCTCCAAATTCTATCGAGACGTACAAAAAATAACCCTATGCTAGTAGGAGAACCTGGGGTGGGAAAAACAGCTATTGCTGAAGGTCTGGCTCATCGCATTGTAGGCGGTGATGTACCTGATAATTTGAAGAATAAACAAATATTTTCTTTGGACATGGGAGCGCTCATTGCTGGAGCAAAATATAAAGGTGAATTTGAAGAACGATTAAAAGCGGTAATAAAAGAAGTAACAACAAGTTCTGGCGATATCGTCCTTTTCATTGACGAAATTCACACTCTTGTAGGAGCTGGCGGCGGTGAAGGCGCCATGGATGCTGCAAATATTCTCAAACCAGCGCTAGCTCGTGGTGAGTTGCGCGCCATTGGAGCTACAACTTTAGATGAATATCAAAAGTATTTTGAAAAAGATAAAGCTCTAGAGAGACGCTTTCAAAAAGTAATCGTGGACGAACCAGATACAGAAAGTGCTATCTCCATACTAAGAGGTATAAAAGATAAATATGAAACACATCATAAAGTACAGATAAAGGATGATGCAATTATAGGCGCCGTAGAGTTATCACAGCGTTATATCACTAATAGATTTTTACCAGATAAGGCTATTGATTTAATGGATGAAGCTGCTGCAAAACTGCGCATGGAGATCAATTCCAAGCCAGAAGAGTTAGACGTGCTCGATCGTAAAATCATGCAGCTAGAAATCGAAATCGAAGCCATTAAAAGAGAAAACGATGAGTCCAAGCTCAAAAATTTAAGATCTGAACTGGCTAATCTCAAAGAATCTCGCAACGAGCTTAACGCTCAATGGGAGAATGAAAAAAGCGTAGTTGACAATATTCAAAATGCAAAAACAGATATTGAGAACTTTAAACTAGAAGCAGAACGTGCTGAACGTGAAGGCGATTATGGTAAAGTGGCAGAGTTGCGTTATGGTAAAATCAAGCAAGCACAAGAAGAGTTAGATCAACTTCAAGCCGCAATGGAGGCAAATGATAGCACTAACAATCTTATTCAAGAAGAAGTAACTTATGACGATATTGCCGAAGTAGTCGCTAAATGGACTGGAATCCCAGTGACGAAGATGTTACAAAGTGAACGAGAAAAGTTATTAAAATTAGAAGATGAGCTACATCATCGTGTAGTAGGGCAAAGCGAAGCTATTCTAGCAGTAAGTGACGCAGTGAGAAGAAGCCGCGCAGGTTTACAAGATCAAAATAAGCCCGTAGGTTCCTTTCTTTTTCTAGGTACAACTGGAGTAGGTAAAACAGAACTTGCCAAAGCACTTGCAGAGTATCTGTTTAATGATGAAAATTCTATGACTCGTATAGATATGAGCGAGTATCAAGAACGTCATAGCGTGAGTAGATTAGTAGGAGCACCTCCAGGATATGTAGGATATGATGAAGGTGGTCAACTTACTGAAGCGGTACGTCGCAAACCTTACAGTGTCGTCTTACTGGATGAGATTGAAAAAGCACATCCTGATACTTTCAACATCTTACTACAAGTTCTTGATGAAGGAAGACTTACCGATAATAAAGGTCGTGTTGCTGACTTTAAAAACAGTATTATCATCATGACTTCTAATATGGGAGCAGAATTGATTCAAGAACGTTTTCAGAATGCAGCCTCGGTAACAGACTCATTACTCGATGAAACTAAAAAAGAGGTATTAATTTCTTTAAAAAAGCGAGTGCGTCCAGAGTTTATCAATCGTATTGATGACATCGTTATGTTCACACCTCTCAATGAAAATGAAATCAAAGAGATCGTAAGTTTACAACTTAAAGGAGTTACAAAATTACTTGCAAAACAAGGGATCGTGATTGATGCAACAGAGCAAGCTATCAACCTACTTGCAAAGAAAGGATATGATCCACAGTATGGTGCTAGGCCAGTAAAGCGCGTTATTCAACGTGAAATTCTAAACGAACTATCTAAACAGATTTTATCTGCTCAGATTGTCACAGATAGTATTGTTCTCATCGATGCTTTTGAAGATGAGTTGGTTTTTAGAAATGAAACTGATTCTGTAGAGGTCATTTAA
- the ytxJ gene encoding bacillithiol system redox-active protein YtxJ, with protein MGFMDKLFKSQRDIAKEEMTGIRWELLESIDQLENVIKNSTIKPKVIFKHSTRCGISRMVLNQFEKGFESNEDAVTFYFLDLLNYREVSNAVAEKLNVRHQSPQVIILYDKEILHTESHHGIDIKKVQQIVSNKK; from the coding sequence ATGGGATTTATGGACAAGCTGTTTAAATCACAGCGGGATATTGCAAAGGAGGAAATGACGGGAATTCGATGGGAACTCTTAGAGTCTATCGACCAATTAGAGAACGTAATTAAGAATTCTACGATAAAACCTAAAGTGATTTTTAAGCACAGTACACGCTGTGGAATTTCAAGGATGGTTTTAAATCAGTTTGAAAAAGGTTTTGAATCTAATGAAGATGCGGTAACCTTCTACTTTTTAGATTTATTAAATTATAGAGAGGTAAGCAATGCAGTAGCAGAAAAGCTTAACGTTAGGCATCAATCACCTCAAGTTATAATTTTATATGACAAAGAGATTCTTCATACAGAGTCTCATCATGGAATTGATATTAAAAAAGTGCAACAAATAGTTTCTAATAAAAAGTAA
- a CDS encoding M48 family metallopeptidase, producing MKNSSILIIMTTVLFLSSCATNVFTGKKTLKPIANDRLFPMAFSQYDQFLDENNVITDTPEARMITTVGGKIKTAAQRWLNAIGHPEYLDGYEWEYKLVKDDQVNAWCMPGGKIVFYTGILPICQDETGVAIVMGHEVAHALANHGGQRMSAAQWQAIIGTGVAVGSQVAGASNETQQLIGQAYGLGSQVGGMLPFSRAHETEADKIGLYLAAIAGYNPDEGAELWKRMKAKSGGQAPPEFLSTHPSNDSRIENLKDLAPKAKAEAAKYGVTSFK from the coding sequence ATGAAGAATAGTTCTATACTTATAATAATGACTACGGTCTTATTTCTTTCCTCTTGTGCAACAAATGTTTTTACAGGAAAAAAGACGCTCAAGCCTATAGCAAATGACCGCCTTTTTCCTATGGCGTTTTCACAGTACGACCAATTTCTAGATGAGAATAATGTAATTACTGATACCCCTGAAGCTAGAATGATCACTACCGTAGGTGGTAAAATAAAGACAGCAGCACAAAGATGGCTCAACGCAATAGGTCATCCAGAATATCTAGACGGCTATGAATGGGAATACAAACTTGTAAAAGATGATCAAGTTAATGCATGGTGTATGCCTGGTGGAAAAATCGTTTTTTATACTGGAATATTACCTATTTGTCAAGATGAAACTGGTGTCGCAATTGTAATGGGACATGAAGTTGCTCATGCACTAGCAAATCATGGTGGTCAAAGAATGAGCGCCGCACAATGGCAAGCTATCATAGGTACAGGCGTTGCAGTAGGAAGTCAAGTAGCTGGAGCAAGTAATGAAACGCAACAATTAATAGGTCAAGCCTATGGATTAGGATCTCAAGTAGGAGGAATGTTACCTTTTTCTAGAGCTCATGAAACCGAAGCTGATAAAATAGGATTGTATCTAGCAGCAATCGCAGGCTACAATCCTGATGAAGGAGCAGAGTTATGGAAACGTATGAAAGCAAAAAGTGGTGGTCAAGCTCCACCAGAATTCTTGAGTACGCACCCATCTAATGACAGCCGTATCGAAAATCTAAAAGATTTGGCTCCTAAAGCAAAAGCAGAAGCTGCAAAATATGGGGTGACTTCTTTCAAATAG
- a CDS encoding MFS transporter encodes MKDILPKGSKKLLNAWAFYDWANSVYSLVINSAIFPLFYAAISVEAFEKGNVPDMLKGVNNESIIIVTTAIAFLIVSIISPILSGIADYSGQKKRFLQFFCYLGAFSCIGLAAFSFDYLWISLIIYMLALIGFWGSLVFYNSYLPDIAFPEQQDAISSKGFSLGYLGSVLLLAFCLCMTVFGLYPESGEILGLDAVQMSFILVGIWWMSFAQYTYKYLPLGTKKDRSEVKNIFTNGFQELKKIWSNLSENKQMKRYLGAFFIYSMAVQTVMLVATYFGTEEVKWDKNGATFGLIMSIMLIQFVAILGAWLASLLSRKLGNIKTLIIINILWALICVYGYFVVTPLQFYITAGFVGLVMGSIQSLSRSTYSKMIPEGNLDTASYFSFYDVAEKIGIVIGMLIFAIVGEISGSMREPILFLIVFFITGIILLIRVPRLQK; translated from the coding sequence ATGAAAGATATTCTACCTAAAGGCTCCAAAAAATTATTAAACGCTTGGGCGTTTTATGACTGGGCAAATTCTGTTTATAGTCTTGTTATTAATAGTGCGATCTTCCCGCTGTTTTATGCAGCAATTAGTGTTGAAGCTTTTGAAAAGGGCAATGTTCCCGATATGTTAAAAGGTGTCAATAATGAGTCTATTATTATCGTAACTACGGCAATTGCATTTCTAATTGTAAGTATCATTTCACCTATTTTATCTGGTATTGCCGACTATTCTGGACAGAAGAAGCGTTTCTTACAGTTCTTTTGTTATTTAGGAGCTTTTAGTTGTATAGGTCTCGCGGCATTTAGTTTTGATTATTTATGGATCAGTTTGATCATTTATATGCTGGCGCTCATAGGCTTTTGGGGCAGTCTGGTTTTTTATAATTCTTACTTACCAGATATAGCTTTTCCAGAACAGCAAGATGCAATAAGTTCTAAAGGATTTTCCTTAGGATACTTGGGAAGTGTGTTATTGCTTGCATTTTGTCTTTGCATGACTGTATTTGGATTGTATCCAGAAAGCGGAGAGATATTGGGGTTAGATGCTGTTCAGATGTCTTTTATTCTTGTTGGAATTTGGTGGATGAGTTTTGCACAATACACATATAAATATTTGCCTTTAGGAACTAAAAAAGATAGGAGTGAAGTGAAAAACATTTTTACAAATGGTTTTCAAGAGCTTAAGAAAATATGGAGCAACTTGAGTGAAAATAAGCAAATGAAGCGTTACTTAGGTGCGTTCTTTATTTATAGCATGGCCGTGCAAACGGTAATGCTAGTCGCCACTTACTTTGGAACTGAAGAAGTGAAATGGGATAAGAATGGTGCAACCTTTGGATTGATAATGAGTATAATGTTAATTCAGTTTGTTGCTATTCTGGGAGCTTGGTTAGCCAGTTTGCTTTCGCGAAAGCTAGGTAACATCAAAACACTTATCATAATAAATATTCTTTGGGCGTTAATTTGTGTTTATGGATACTTTGTTGTGACGCCATTACAGTTTTACATAACCGCTGGTTTTGTAGGTCTAGTGATGGGTTCTATTCAATCACTTTCAAGGAGTACTTATTCTAAAATGATTCCAGAAGGCAATCTAGATACTGCATCGTACTTTAGTTTTTATGATGTTGCAGAAAAAATCGGGATAGTCATAGGTATGCTCATTTTTGCTATCGTAGGAGAAATAAGCGGTTCTATGAGAGAACCTATATTGTTTTTAATTGTATTCTTTATTACTGGAATAATTTTACTTATTCGAGTGCCTAGATTGCAAAAATGA
- the katG gene encoding catalase/peroxidase HPI, with the protein MSAQNTEAFDLNESQAASKCPFMGGSPKKTAGHGTTNRDWWPNELKLNVLRQNSKKSDPMNPDFNYAEAFKSLDLDALKKDLTHLMTDSQDWWPADFGHYGGFFVRMAWHSAGTYRIGDGRGGACSGTQRFAPLNSWPDNGNLDKARLLLWPIKKKYGNKISWADLMILAGNIAMESMGLKKLGFAGGREDVWEPEQDIYWGSETEWGANDERYEDGDLEAPLGAVMMGWIYVNPEGPNGVPDPMGSAANVRETFGRMAMNDYETVALVAGGHTFGKAHGAANPDEYVGKEPAGAKIEEMSTGWKNTFKTGKGDHTITSGIEGAWTPNPDKWDFDYFRVLFDYEWELTKSPAGAHQWKPTAASNADQAPMAGDASKKQDLVMTTADIALKTDPEYLKISKHFRDNPEEFEEAFAKAWYKLTHRDMGPISRYLGPDVPEKEELWQDPIPAVTHDLVDKSDITNLKNQILESGLTIQELVATAWASASTFRGSDKRGGANGGRIRLAPQNKWEANNPERLSKVLNKLHEIKTGFDNDQSGDKQVSMADLIVLAGNAAVEKAAADAGNELWLDFHPGRGDAKQEDTDVDSFGYLEPKADGFRNYLKDGERAAGEDHLIDRANLLTLSIPEMSVLVAGLRALDANYDGSSYGVFTDRPGKLTNDFFVNVLDLSTTWKAKSSSELLFVGSDRKTGEKKWEGTRVDLIFGSNTELRAVAEVYAADDAQDRFVEDFASAWNKVMNLDRFDI; encoded by the coding sequence ATGAGTGCTCAAAATACAGAAGCTTTTGATTTAAATGAATCGCAAGCAGCATCTAAGTGTCCTTTTATGGGAGGATCTCCTAAGAAAACGGCTGGTCATGGAACCACTAACAGAGATTGGTGGCCTAACGAACTTAAGTTAAACGTTTTACGTCAAAACTCTAAGAAGTCAGACCCTATGAATCCTGACTTTAATTATGCGGAGGCTTTTAAAAGTCTTGATTTAGATGCACTTAAAAAGGACTTGACTCACTTAATGACAGACTCGCAAGACTGGTGGCCTGCAGACTTTGGTCATTACGGAGGTTTCTTTGTAAGAATGGCATGGCATAGTGCTGGTACTTATAGAATAGGAGATGGTCGTGGAGGAGCATGCAGTGGTACTCAAAGATTTGCACCTTTAAATAGCTGGCCAGATAATGGTAACTTAGATAAAGCCAGATTGCTTTTATGGCCTATAAAAAAGAAATACGGTAATAAAATCTCTTGGGCAGATTTAATGATCCTAGCAGGTAATATTGCTATGGAATCTATGGGGTTGAAAAAGCTAGGTTTTGCTGGTGGACGTGAAGATGTGTGGGAACCAGAACAAGATATTTATTGGGGTAGCGAGACAGAATGGGGCGCAAATGACGAGCGTTATGAAGACGGAGATCTAGAAGCACCTCTTGGAGCAGTAATGATGGGTTGGATTTACGTAAATCCAGAAGGACCTAACGGTGTACCTGATCCTATGGGTTCTGCGGCAAATGTTAGAGAGACTTTTGGTCGAATGGCAATGAACGATTACGAGACTGTAGCTTTAGTAGCTGGTGGTCATACTTTTGGAAAAGCACACGGAGCAGCAAATCCTGATGAATATGTAGGTAAAGAACCAGCTGGTGCTAAAATTGAGGAAATGAGTACTGGATGGAAAAATACTTTCAAAACTGGTAAAGGAGATCATACCATTACAAGTGGGATAGAAGGAGCATGGACACCTAATCCAGATAAATGGGATTTTGATTACTTCAGAGTTCTTTTTGATTATGAATGGGAATTAACAAAGAGTCCAGCAGGAGCGCACCAGTGGAAACCTACAGCAGCTTCTAATGCAGATCAAGCTCCTATGGCTGGTGACGCTAGCAAAAAACAAGACCTTGTGATGACAACGGCAGACATCGCATTAAAAACTGATCCCGAATACTTGAAAATTTCAAAACACTTTAGAGATAATCCTGAAGAGTTTGAAGAAGCATTTGCAAAAGCGTGGTATAAGTTGACACATCGTGATATGGGACCTATATCTCGTTATTTAGGACCTGATGTACCAGAGAAAGAAGAGTTATGGCAAGATCCAATTCCAGCAGTCACTCATGATTTAGTAGATAAAAGCGATATTACAAACCTTAAAAATCAGATCTTAGAATCAGGTTTAACTATTCAAGAGCTGGTAGCTACGGCTTGGGCTAGTGCTTCCACATTCAGAGGATCTGACAAACGAGGTGGCGCAAATGGAGGACGAATAAGACTAGCTCCTCAGAACAAATGGGAAGCTAATAATCCAGAAAGATTATCTAAAGTTCTCAATAAATTACATGAAATTAAAACAGGTTTTGATAACGATCAGTCTGGTGATAAGCAAGTTTCTATGGCAGACTTAATTGTCCTTGCAGGAAATGCTGCGGTAGAAAAAGCTGCAGCAGATGCTGGTAACGAATTATGGTTAGATTTTCACCCAGGTAGAGGAGACGCAAAGCAAGAAGACACTGATGTAGATTCTTTTGGCTATTTAGAGCCTAAAGCAGATGGTTTTAGAAACTACCTAAAAGATGGAGAACGAGCTGCTGGTGAAGACCACTTGATTGATAGAGCAAATTTATTGACATTATCAATTCCTGAAATGTCTGTATTAGTTGCTGGATTAAGAGCGTTAGATGCAAATTATGACGGTTCATCTTATGGTGTTTTTACCGACCGTCCAGGTAAATTGACTAACGACTTTTTTGTAAATGTTCTGGATTTATCTACTACATGGAAAGCAAAGTCTAGTTCAGAATTATTGTTTGTAGGAAGTGATAGAAAAACAGGAGAAAAGAAATGGGAAGGAACCAGAGTAGATCTTATTTTCGGTTCTAATACAGAATTAAGAGCGGTAGCTGAAGTTTATGCAGCAGACGATGCTCAAGATAGGTTTGTAGAAGATTTTGCCTCGGCATGGAATAAGGTAATGAATTTAGATCGTTTTGATATCTAA
- a CDS encoding head GIN domain-containing protein, which translates to MKNSIILLVALFALNSANAQWWGNNKKIKGNGEVITKTFETGDYDEVSGRSSFDIILISGTEGKITVEAESNIMEHIEIEVNGGNLKIGMEKGYNISTRKGITVTVPVERISGLSMAGSGDIISKLKLKSKNMDISVAGSGDISTEVESENLEISIAGSGDVKVTGRTENLEASVAGSGDISALNLKANNVNASIAGSGDVSVYCNGGDLKASIVGSGDLRYKGTASSIKKSVMGSGDITKM; encoded by the coding sequence ATGAAAAATAGTATCATTTTACTCGTAGCTCTTTTTGCTCTAAACAGTGCAAACGCCCAATGGTGGGGAAATAACAAGAAAATCAAAGGAAATGGTGAGGTAATCACAAAAACATTTGAAACCGGCGATTATGACGAAGTATCTGGTAGAAGTAGTTTTGACATCATTTTAATTTCTGGTACAGAAGGTAAAATCACTGTAGAGGCAGAATCTAACATCATGGAACATATTGAAATCGAAGTAAATGGAGGAAACCTAAAGATAGGAATGGAAAAGGGTTATAACATCAGTACTCGTAAAGGTATCACTGTTACTGTTCCAGTAGAAAGAATAAGTGGTTTAAGCATGGCTGGAAGTGGTGATATTATTAGCAAGTTAAAACTTAAGTCTAAAAACATGGATATTTCAGTTGCAGGAAGTGGTGATATTTCCACTGAAGTAGAGTCAGAAAATTTAGAAATAAGCATCGCTGGAAGTGGTGATGTAAAAGTAACCGGTCGCACAGAAAATCTTGAAGCAAGTGTTGCAGGAAGTGGAGATATATCGGCTTTAAATTTAAAAGCAAATAATGTAAATGCTTCTATTGCTGGAAGTGGAGATGTATCTGTCTATTGTAATGGTGGAGATTTAAAAGCTTCTATAGTAGGTTCTGGTGATTTAAGGTATAAAGGAACTGCTAGTAGCATCAAAAAGAGCGTTATGGGAAGCGGCGATATTACTAAGATGTAA
- a CDS encoding RNA polymerase sigma factor, which translates to MTLIITEIELYNLCERGNRKAQMRVYDKYATGMYHVALRIVNDTAQAEDIMQESMITAFAKMKQWNREATFGSWLKRIVVNNSLTHLKKEKRMPKVDYDDVAYEMENQAEEQIDMEAAGMTAKKVLEVMKLLKDNYRQILTLSLIEGMDNEEISEIMGISNAMCRTTISRAKDSLRKKMQLV; encoded by the coding sequence GTGACTTTAATCATAACCGAAATAGAACTTTACAACCTCTGTGAACGAGGCAATCGCAAAGCGCAAATGCGTGTGTATGACAAATATGCTACGGGAATGTATCATGTAGCATTAAGAATTGTAAACGACACCGCACAAGCTGAAGATATCATGCAAGAAAGTATGATCACTGCTTTTGCCAAAATGAAACAATGGAACCGTGAAGCAACCTTTGGAAGCTGGTTAAAAAGGATAGTTGTCAATAATAGTTTGACACACTTAAAGAAAGAAAAAAGAATGCCTAAGGTAGATTATGATGATGTCGCCTACGAAATGGAAAATCAAGCTGAGGAACAAATTGATATGGAAGCCGCAGGAATGACAGCAAAAAAAGTTCTGGAAGTAATGAAACTCTTAAAAGATAATTACCGACAGATTTTAACGCTAAGCCTTATAGAAGGAATGGATAATGAAGAAATAAGTGAGATAATGGGAATTTCTAACGCTATGTGTAGAACAACCATTTCTAGAGCAAAAGATAGTTTAAGAAAAAAAATGCAACTGGTATGA